Within the Epinephelus lanceolatus isolate andai-2023 chromosome 22, ASM4190304v1, whole genome shotgun sequence genome, the region TAATTCACTGTATATAAGAGCTGGTCTTGGGCTTGTTCAGCATCAACGCTCAAGCTGACActgagaaggaggaagagaagataATCCACCAGAAGGTTTGCTTTGCTTTATTTCTTTACCTCTTTTTATGCCTTCGTGCCGGCATGTTATGTTTTTgggtccatctgtccatctgtctgtctattctcatgaatgcaatatctgaAAAACACctagagggaatttcttcaaatttggcacaaacgtccacttgaactcaaggataaagtgattagtttttggtggtcaaaggtcaaagtctcTGTGACcttacatctgtctcattttcattAACATAATATCCtgagaatttcctcaaatttggcaccaacatccacttggactcaatgatgacctcatgagaatttggtggtcaaaagtcaaggtcactgtggcctcacaaaacatgttttagtcaagggttcatacgctaattatgacaaaatttcacacaaacgtctaacacaataaaataccaaagtgatgacatttttaaatccaaaaggtcaaaggtcatcttcactgtgacatcacaattcAAAATTCcagttttatgtttcttttttctctcattcAGAAGAGGACAACAGTCACTACAGCTCAGCTGTTTCAGAAGTTTTACTGacatgtctgtttttctttgttgaagGTAATTATCAACATTGAGATCTGCATCATCTCCAGGATGAAGACGCTGACTGTGTTTGCACTTCTTTGTGCTATGATGGCATTGACCACAGCTGCTGGTGAGTgttaacaatgtgtgtgtgagaaaaaagacaaagatcagTTCTGTGCATCTGTTTATATCCAGCGACGCGATGGAAATAATCACTAACTGCTGTGTTTAACTGTTCAGCTCTGTCCGAGGTGAAGGATGAACACGGGACAGTGGAAGTAATTCAAGAAGGTGAATACATATTTCCTAACTGCTTTACACTTTGTCTGGAGACTCAATATTACCTTATCTCTATTTGTCTTGCTCAGGAGAGCATCACGTCATTGAGAGATCAGCATCTTGCCCCGGTGGTTGGAATCTGATTAATGGCCGCTGTTTCCTCTTTGTTCCACGAGCCATGACTTGGGCTCGAGCTGAGGTATAAGATGATTTGGATTTGTTGCAGAATGCCTCTAAATTAAgtttattctgtttgtttgcACTTTTACACTTGGTAACTTGGCATCTTCTTGTAGTTTTGGTGTTTTATTATTACTCATGTTTTCTTTCTGGGCAGCTATGTTTtaccttttttctctcctctgtagTTAAACTGCCAGTCCATGGGTGCAAACCTTGCGTCTGTACATCTAGCTGAGGAGTATCATGGGATTAAAAAGATGATAGAAGATAAAACTCATGGGCATCCACAGACATGGCTTGGAGGTTCTGATGCTGAAGAGGTATGTCATGTATCACTCCAAAAAAGTATTGAGTTTGAATGTTCGTTCTCTAAATCGAGATCCCATTACAACAAAGAGAAGGGCACTTATTGCATGGGTTGTGCTGCCTCACATTATAAGTCACAGAAATCAGTATTCAGTAAATATCAGCAGAATTCCTAAAGTCAGTGGAAGATATGAAGGGCTGGATAGAAACCTTTGTGATTACAATGGTGTGGGAGATGAGTATCATATTCAGTATGAATGTCAGAATGTAAgcttagggtgttttcacatttaggaCTTTTTAAACGaaccaaactcagtcctcttaaagtgcaccaaaaagtggaccaacagaaaagggactcagttCTTTTTGTGGTCACATTGTCAGTTAatttgaaagaggactcagttctctttctggtcaacttcagctctcATGGTTCCTCAGTCCTCTTTCTATTCACACTATAGcctgtatacagtatatatttacatacttttgttttcactgcaGTGCTGTTATGACACCCCTcgctttcagatgaacttaaaattgAAGGAAACCCGTCATGTTTCTGTGCACTGTAGACTGTTGCCatttgatgtattctacatcCCACATCTGGAGATGTGCAGTATCTTCTGTGGACCAAACCACTCCTTGTCCTGCATTCTTGCAAGCGTTACAGGTCGAcgtggttttgtctgttttttcaggCGTCCCAGTGCAACAGCTTGTGATCTAGATGGCTAACTACAATGGCAAAGAGAACCGGGAGTGCTTTGTGCTCACAAGGCACAGGTTAAGTAAACCACACCGCAAACTTGAAGTGAACCAAACCCAGTCCACCTTGGGAGATTTCACACTTGGTTTTTTTCAGACTCAGAGTGGTGACTCTGCATTTTTTGCGCATATAgggaactcagacccctctgaagcaAACTGAACCGCGGACTTGAAGCGAACCAAACTCAGACCACCTCCCGAGGTGGTCATAAGAGAGAAAGATGTGGTCATTGAAAGCAGTGAACAGTGAACCACAGTTTTGTCCAGTGTCATCTGTTGTCTCAACTGTATGAAGatatttgaaataaatgaaGTCAGTAGTGAGAAATGCATTTTGCCAAATGGTAAAaagaatttaatttagtttacaTGGTGTCTTTTAAAATTCATCATATTCTAATCTGTTCTGTTTTGCAGGAGGGTGTTTGGCTCTGGAATGATGGTACACGTTTCAGCTTTTCATACTGGTGCAGGGGGGAGCCGAACAATGATGGGTGGCAGCACTGTATACAGATGAGTTATGGAGGTAACTCATTCAGATGATAAAGTACTCGTGGTGTGGATGATAACAGCTATATACATGTCAAAAATGAGATGAATATAAAAAATGCATCCATCAATTCTTGTGAGTTTTGTTGAATCATTAAAGGACAGAGAGAGCACATAACTCTGCAAAGGCTGAACATCCCTCTCCATTTGTTATCTTAACAGATAATACAAAATGTTTAGGAAGTTGTCGTCTGCTTCAAAATATATACAGTGCGAAACAGTCACACTCATGTCCTGTGTTTCTATCACATGCAGATAACAAATGCTGGGATGATACAAAGTGTCACTATCACCTATCTTCTGtctgtgccaagaaaatctaaCAATTCCTGGTCTGACACGAGGCATGAAGTCCCTGTAAGCAACACAAACTGGAGGAGTGTTTGAGTATGTTTGCAGACTCATCTGTCTTTATGCCATCAGTCTCATGTAACCTGAAGGCTCTGTATCACATTTCTTATTTGTCTTTGCTATCGCTTTAACACTACTGAAGGAATGAAGCGACAAGTGACATAAACAGGAGCTGGATTGTCTCTGAGGCCTTGTGCCTTTAATGAGAGCAGACTGAGTGTGTTATGAAAAGAATGCTTTTAGCACAAATCTACATATATTCTGCACAGTAAACTCTTCTTTCTTGTCTTATGCAAAATTAAAGGCTCAAGCATCAAAACAAACTGGTCTGTGTTTTTAGTCTCCTGTTTAAATCAAAGATGTCCGGATCCTCCGGGCTGATCCAAACATTGTTTCATGGTTTTCTGTCAGCTAAACAAATGAACCTTACTGAAATCTGCAGTTTTGTCCTCCTCAGCCTGCTTCTGTTGCATCACGGCTCTCCTTCACAACAGCATACACTGCAGCAGTTCGCTGCATATGCAAGTAGAaattagtgtgtgtgagtgtgaatagtgGTGTGGTTGTGCTGAGTTTTGACCTATCTCCACAGCGCTGTACGTGTCAGTGCTAGGGGAAGGTCTGGAATCACAAATTAACATTCTGCTTCAGGGAAACAAATGATCTCGCTTGTTTCCATTTCTTTAAACCGATTACAATTGTCTTGGGTGGCACAAAGCCGAGGATGCAGTGATGgtgcccactagatggcgctcttggtttaaagaaaaaggttaaaaaggcaacagacagcatcttttcctaaatacagtacaggccaaaagtttggacacaccttctcattcaatgcgttttctttattttcataactatttacattgtagattctcactgaaggcatcaaaactatgaatgaacacatgtggagttatgtacttaacaaaaaaaggtgaaataactgaaaacatgttttatattctagtttcttcaaaatagccaccctttgctctgattactgctttgcacactcttggcattctctccatgagcttcaagaggtagtcacctgaaatggtttccacttcacaggtgtgccttatcagggttaattagtggaatttcttgctttatcaatggggttgggaccatcagttgtgttgtgcagaagtcaggttaatacacagccgacagccctattggacaactgttaaaattcatattatggcaagaaccaatcagctaactaaagaaaaacgagtggccatcattactttaagaaatgaaggtcagtcagtccggaaaattgcaaaaactttaaatgtgtccccaagtggagtcgcaaaaaccatcaagcgctacaacgaaactggcacacatgaggaccgacccaggaaaggaagaccaagagtcacctccgcttctgaggataagttcatccgagtcactagcctcagaaatggcaagttaacagcagctcagatcagagaccagataaatgccacacagagttctagcagcagacccatctctagaacaactgttaagaggagactgcgccaatcaggccttcatggtcaaatagctgctaggaaaccactgctaaggagaggcaacaagcagaagagatttgtttgggccaagaaacacaaggaatggacattagaccagtggaaatctgtgctttggtctgatgagtccaaatttgagatctttggttccgaccgccgtgtctttgtgagacgcagaaaaggtgaacggatggattccacatgcctggttcccactgtgaagcatggaggaggaggtgtgatggtgtgggggtgttttgctggtgacactgttggggatttatttaaaattgaaggcacactgaaccagcatggctaccacagcatcctgcagcgacatgccatcccatccggtttgcgtttagttggacgatcatttatttttcaacaggacaatgaccccaaacacacctccaggctgtgtaagggctatttgaccaagaaggagagtgatggagtgctgcggcagatgacctggcctccacagtcaccggacctgaacccaatcgagatggtttggggtgagctggaccgcagagtgaaggcaaaggggccaacaagtgctaaacacctctgggaactccttcaagactgttggaaaaccatttcaggtgactacctcttgaagctcatggagagaatgccaagagtgtgcaaagcagtaatcagagcaaagggtggctattttgaagaaactagaatataaaac harbors:
- the LOC117245725 gene encoding ladderlectin-like; the protein is MKTLTVFALLCAMMALTTAAALSEVKDEHGTVEVIQEGEHHVIERSASCPGGWNLINGRCFLFVPRAMTWARAELNCQSMGANLASVHLAEEYHGIKKMIEDKTHGHPQTWLGGSDAEEEGVWLWNDGTRFSFSYWCRGEPNNDGWQHCIQMSYGDNKCWDDTKCHYHLSSVCAKKI